The following DNA comes from Plasmodium coatneyi strain Hackeri chromosome 9, complete sequence.
ATGAGGaaattcttctccttcccgaTGGGGACCATTCCCGCAATGGTTGCTCCAGTTGTTGTTGCTCCTCCAGTTGTGGCTGCTCCTCCCGCTGCTGTTGCTGCATCTCCCTTTGGCGCATCCGCCTTGGAGTTTTCTCCAATTTTGAGCCTCCACAGCTTCAACGTTTTGTCCTCCCCTCCTGTTAAGATAAAATTACTGACGGAGGAAAATTTGACAACCACCTGTCTGGCGTGCTTTTCACTAAAATCCGTAACGAAACTATGTATGATATTCGGACCGGTCtcttcatttatttgaaaaatcaCACACTCATTCCTCACTGAGCCTAACCAAATGTCGTACTTTTCATCGTAGACAATCGAGTCGACAACACCTCTTTGCTGCGTCGTCGACCAGAGAGCctgcaactttttttccttctcgtcAAACGTGTTGATGTCTAGGAGGTCTTCAATTCCGTAgctcttccccccccctccccccgaCGTCACCACGTACTTATCATTGGACCCTATTCCATAAATGGGGTAGTTTAGGtaggaaatttttatatcGTTCATGTTGCGTTATATAGTGTGGGAAGATATATGGACGTTCGGTTGGGCGTTCAGTTATGCGTTTGCTTGTGTTGCTCCTTTCACCGCGGGGGGGTGGCCGCGAGTCGCGCCGCAGCGGTGGTAATCTCATGCGTGCAGCTCTCCCTGGCTCGAATTCCGTCGATAGGGGGGGCACACTTTCGGGTAGTCGGGTTACTTTGCGAATCTCTTCTTCAGCGATAATGGGGAGGTTCCTTCTACTGTTAATGGCATCATCAAGGTGCGTGTTGCGTGGGTTCCTCACGTGGACTTGTTACGTGGCCTTCCCGTGCAGCGTCCTCATGGAACACTGACAAGCACGTTTGGGTGCACACCGCTACTAAGGCCACCTAACAGGGGCAACTGCACTTGTTAAGATTTTTCCCGCAAAGTGCCCTTCCCTTTGGAACATAGCGACTTGGCTAACCCTCAGGGGGTATGGACAagcaggaaaaggaaacaaaaaaaaaaaaaaaaaaaaaaaaaaaaaaaaaaattccacccaGGCTAATCAAACGGAATGGTACCTAATGTCGCAACTTTATGTCAAATGATTGGAGTGATAAACCTGCCTGACCTAGGTACTTGCTAATTTTCAAATTCCTTCCTcatggaaacaaaaaaaaaaaaaaaaaaaaaattgggcgCATTCTTCCGGGTTAGTAGTTATAGCATTCGTTCGGTCGCCCAGCCCTTTTCAACTTCCCcttgggaattttttttttcacatatgtacgtgattattttattcttattttattcttatttttttattttttttttttattccctgtAGGGATATAACACCTATTTGGCACGGTTCGGTTCACGAGCGCGGGGATGGAAAACTACCTGTGGCTCCTTTTTTCCGGTTCCTACGCGTGCCTTTACCCGGGCGGAACTCTACCCCGTCACTCATCAGAACTACGCGGAGTAATCTCGTCGAACGTAGCAAGTTTGGCCAAGTAGCTTAACTAGCTAAAAACtggttcacatttttatgcgGGCCGCACATGGTGTGAGCCACTCCCAAGCCGAACAGTAGTCCGTCCCAGTGCAGAAAAATTCCCCCGTGGTGCTTCGATGCACTTAGCCGCGAATGCCTTTTTGTACACCCCAGGGTGTTACCTAACAGTGTAAATATTCCCACCTGGTATACATGATTGATTCAGGCACGTTACCAGAGTTGCGCTAGGAtaactttaaaaatattactaTAATCGTTCCCCTTAAGTGTGATCCCTAAACTGTCACGCTGATGCAACTGTGGAATGCAAACCAGGTCATGTCCCCTGTGCATAATGGGTCAGTAGTACTCCCGATGAGCGTCAcgacaaaaagaaaaagaaaaaagaaactatTCCAACCGAGCTTTTAGCAGAACAAAATTAGctgcgtgaaaaaaaaaaaaaaaaagccaccCGCAGTGCTACACGCATACATTCCACCATACGTACCTGCATCAGccacatgtgtatacatttgcGCGTGGACCAAAGGAACCATTCGACGTCCCtgtaatgtacatacatgaaTCCAGGGTTGTTCGTGGTGGAAACTAACGCGATGCCCCTATGgtaaatggggaaaatgtcTGCCCGCTATTTGCTTCTCTGCGTGTGAGTTCCTCTTGGCACATATGTTGTGTATGCCTACATGTGTGGCTGTTCGCGTTGGTATTTCTAGGCATAACCCTATGCGCGTTCCGCCTTCCGTAGGTGTAAGTGCAGGTGTACACTTCCGCACTCATGTATGCGCCAACGCGCTTCGGTCGTGCCGTGGAACAGCTCCAGCGTCCCCCTAACGAATGtgccaaatggggagaaaaaaaaaaaaaaaaaaaaaaaaaatcacacaaCATTATACAACATTACACAAAATTATTCCTAAATAACGCAAAGTGAAACGTAGCAACAGTAATTTTGACGAACACATCATCGCAACGGTGAACGGGAAAGCAAAATTGTTTTATACCCGGcgcctatttttttccccttttatttcgcttttttttcctctttatttcgcttctttctcccttttgtttgctattttttcctttttaatttttcgcaCCCGAAACACACGTGGAAATGCATTTTGTGGACGTTGTAAAAATTCAGCCGCCGCAACAAACTGCATTGTACATCATCAACGGGTAGATGCGCGAAATTGTAAAGTTGATAATGTCCACTTTTTAGTTACTGTTCGGTAATacgttgtttttttttttgttaccaTTGTTAATGCCATATGTTATTCACCACGGGTGTCATTTTACCAAACGCGTAGATATAAAGCTTATCATTGCTACGCGTGGCGACGTGGTGCAAGTGGAGCACGGAGAGGGAGCCGCTTGGGGCTGCACCGGAGTGGACCGCACCGCATAAGGCTCAGGTGGACAACAGGGCGTCGGACTGAAGTGGACCTGGACCCCCCCCGTCTAACATAGCCGCCAGGAAAAAGGTACTATCCCCGCATGtgcaaaacgaaaaagggaGCGAAAGGACACGTCTGAGCAGCGTCCTCTGTGGGAATGGGTCACCACCACACTGCAACACCACCACGCTGCGTAACTTCTTAACTGATATACAACTTGTTCCCCCCCTTGCAACCGCTGGAGCAGGCGAAAAAGTCGCTAACATGATTGAGAAGTCCAACAACCCGTTCCTGAGCATCGACCCGATTGTGGACCGAGGAAAGGCGGAGGGAGAGGAGCTGCCGCTAATCAGTTCGAAGGCCAAGCACCATGTAGACTTCACGCAAATAGTGGTATACTTGGTTGGGCTGTCCGATGGCCTAACCCATTTGGCGTCACTAGCCATATATTACCTGTTTAAGGATTATTTTCGCTTAACACCTTATCAGGTGTCCCTCATATTAATGTACCCCTACATTCCGTTCATCTTGAAGCCAGCCATAGCGCTGATCACAGACTCGGTGTCCATATTCGgaatgaggaggaagccCTACCTGTTCCTTTTCAGCTTATTCCAGTCGTTAAACTTTTTGGCTTTAGCATTTCTACAGCTGTCCGTGTTTCAGGCTACAttgatcctttttttcatatccCTATGTGCGTCATTCTGCACAACAGTGGCTGAAGCGCTCGTTGTGGAAAGTTCCATTGGGAAGACCTATTCCCaaggaacaaacaaagtGACTGAGTTTATAGCGTCCAAAGCGATAGGCAGCCTTTCCGTAGCGTATTTTTCAGGATACCTTCTCGAGAAAATTTCAAGGGAATACATTTTCATGGCAACGTCACTTTTCCCTCTTATCATTTCATTGTCTTGTCTCTtcctgaaggagaaggaatacACCTCTGAGAAGAGCATAGTCAATCAACTACAGGATCTGATCAAATTTGTTAATACGCCAATTTTCTTGGGaccatttttgtacatttttgtatacaTGTCTGGACCCGACTATGAcgatgccttttttttcttctgcacgAATAAGTTGGGATTCCGACCCTCCTTCATGGGGACGTTAAGACTCACTTATGGGATCGCCTCTCTTATAGGGATAATCGTTTACCgcttgtttttaaaaaaccaAGGATTGAAGAAGACCCTCATTTTGACCACACTGATATCCTTCCCCATTTATATTTCACCAATCGTACTGACCGAGAAGATAAACACCTACTTTGGCATTTCCAACGAATTGTTTGTCCTCAGTGGAGGCTTCCTAATCGAAGCCATTACAGAAGTACAGCTGTTACCACTTTTTATATTAACGGCAAATATATGCCAGCCTGGTTTGGAGGCCAGTGTTTTCGCTACCATTTTGAGCGTCAAAAATTTGGGTTCTCTGACAAAGAAGGgcacctcctccttcttgaCCTACCTCCTAAGGATAGATAGCTACAATTTTGACAACCTCAGTTTGTACATTTTCATTTGtggcttcttccttcttttctccctcACCTTGGTGCCTCTGCTGCCTGAGGAGGAGAAGATCGATAAGCTCAAAAACAAGCACACACAGCAGCTTCAGTCGTAGGGACACTGGTAGCCGCGTCTGgcaagtgtttttttttttaaaataaaccCGTAGTGtgggggaaagaaggagaccATTGTTatgtttcttccctccctccATTTTAGTTagccttttctccttcacgcGCGTACATCTGTTTGTTTATTGCCTCACCACAGGACGTGCAACTTTCACGTGCAACTTTTATGTGCCCCCCATCTACCTCCTTATCATAACGGAGTTGTTACAAAGCAGTTAACTTAAACCCGTGCGGGTTAATCTGTGTGTATAAGTTTGCCGCACACCATTTATCGTATGTTGTGCGCGTGGGAACATACAGTTCGGAGtgagcaaaagggaaaacataaTAACGTCAAACGAAACAattaacgtaaaaaaaggggacaattCGCGAGGTCGTCAAATGGGTGGCACACCGAGGCAACCACGCATCTAAGGAGTTGAACCCAGCATAGTtttgcccccccttttagaTGTCCTCCTTAACCCTGTACAAACGGAAGCCCCACACATCGGATGTGAATACCTCCTCAAAGTATCGAAGTTCCTTAACCTCCGGAACCTCCAACTTGCGAATGTAGTCATACCCCCTGTGTTTTCCATTCGATACGTTAAAGTAGGAGAGTCTGTAGAGGAGACTGTTCGACATAAAAGgggttgcattttttcctaacGGGTGATGCTTATCGTGATAATAGTATAGGAGTGGGTTTATATGCTTAAATTTCTCGTTCGTGATTTTTAGAACccataaaaatttgttaagGTCATCTGAGGAGTTCTTTGAATAGCCCCCATAGGAGACGAGGACGTAATTTGCATCTAGCTCCTTCACATATTCGTAGGCTTGTTTTTCATTTACAGAGAGGATCAACCCAACTGTGGCAATATGTGCCGTGCTCCATGTGTTGTTATCTACGTAGGTCACTCTGTCTGCCATGACACTTAATTGGTATCCGTAATCCCACCAAGCCACTATCCTAGAATCTGTCCTTGTGTTCTGTTGAATCCATTTGTACATCTGCCTGATATCGTCATTGATGTACCTCtctcccttttcatttctgcTGTAAAAGGATATATTAGACTCGGAGTAGGCTATGGAGGAGCACCACGTGGAATGCAGAACCGCCAGAATTACTAGGTACGCTAGGAGAGTTATTACGCAGAGGCTTGTCAGGATAGACACGTGGGTGTTCTCCGTTCTGTTGAAGGGAAGCTTCACGATGCGGTGTTCTGGAGGTGCATCTGTTAACGCACTGTTGGACCTACTGACGGGGTTGCTTGCAGGATTGCTCTTTCCATCTGTGTAGCTGCCTTCCCCTTGTCGATGTGCCTTCTCTTCGGAATCCAGTTGCCCACTGCAGTCCTCCCCATCGGATGACCCATCTTCACCTGTGTAATTATCTTCCCCTGTGTAACTGTCCTCAGAAGAGTTGCTCTCCCCGTGGGGAAGTTCGCTTCCAAGGAGGAGAGACGCCCTGTAGGTGCTAGGAGACACACGCAGGAAACGCACGTAACGACTCAGCAGGGAGGACAACCCTACCCCACTCAACACACTTGCGATAGGGGAAAATATCAAAAGCAGTCTAACCATGAGGGCGGAAAAGTACAAAcaaaggatggaaaaaatgcccaAAAAGAAGGCCTCTATCGGGGCTTGCTTCTTCATACATTCGTACATTccaatgggaagaaaaatcaaaACAAGGTGCACGTCAAAGAAGTAGGAAGACCAAGTGGTAGGCTGGTGTTCAGAAATAGATGCAACGATGGGATTGTGCTTAGATGCATAAGTAGGATCTAGTAGCGTTCTTGATCTATGATTCCATGACAACTTATTTGTaaagatgaaaaatttaaaaatgagaaaaaaaaagagaaaacacATTTGTACGAACTTACGCTTAAACTTATCTTCATCCAATTTAAGGTAGATAATTACATGCCTGGCTAGGATTAGCACATTCGTTAAGACAAAAATGGCATGCGTCCCAAGGTGCTCAATACTAACCAAAACGGACCTCCCAACGGAGGGGATATTCAGGCAAAGGATACTTGTCAACACGTAATACACGTTAAAGGAGATGAGATGCTTTAACGTGTACCTCTTTAGCAAGAAAAGGACTAGCATATATAAGCTTATCGAATTggtaatgtatatataggcaCCCCACGAGAGGGCCATGTAGTAGGTACTGAGTGAGCAAAGAAGAGCTGAGAGGAGAGTCCCCTCCTTCAGACACTTAACCCAACTGTATAAACATAGAAGGAGCAAAAATATAGCAATGGATTCATTATCGTACGACCCTGCAACAGTTCTGGACACATGCGAAGGAGACATAGAAACGAATAGAGCTGCTAATAATCCTGCGCCTTCAAAAGGATACACCTCCACTGTTAAAACATATGTCATTAAACAGGTGAAGAAACTGAATAGAGGCCCCATGTAGatgcaaataatttttatatctATCAGAAACCCAAGCGTGTTGCAAAGCTTGTATATGAAATGGCTAGTTAGCATCAATCCGGGGAAGAGAGTCTGTCCTGTTGTCCTGCCTAGGGGAAACCAGGACTTTGCGTCGAAGTAATCCCAAAAATCgtagaaattattttccctcaATATATTTGTTAGCTTGTAATTGAAGTAGGGGTCGTACTCATGTATGATGGGTTCATTTCGGATGACTGAGAAGAGGCGAAGGAGGAAGCTCAACAAGCCGATCAGCAGTAGGATGAGGATTTTCATTTTACGCCGGCTTCGTTTTCCCTCCTTCATGGCCTGCAAATATGGGGGGAAGTGGTAAATTGGGTGAGTAGTGACTAAAAATTAGCCAATCGTACACATGTTAAGAATAATGGCAGGATGTGCATACTTATCCCTCCGGTGGCACAATGAACCACTGCCCTGTTTACACCCTTCTGGCTTTGCAAAAGCCTACCTGACGGAAGGCGCCGCTGCAGAATACCTCATGCAGTAGGCGGTTCAGAAAGACCTGGGGCCTCAGCCCCAGGTCGACCgcctcctcttcatctgCCGGGCTTTCCCTCCCAACCATTGTGAGAACAGGCACCCTGAACAGGTGTGCATATGTCTATTTGTTCGTGGATGCGGATGTTCCATTACGGAGGGGGAGGCACCTAATGGTAACGCCTTAAATCTACATATTGTAATGAGGTGCTATTTCCTATATattgaattattttatttattttttccctggAACTAAACGCACATAGTGGAAAAATGCTGAACAGGGCAATTTAATAAATGGAGCATTCCAAACgggggatatttttttctcctcttttgctTATCAACGTGCGATGTGGGcattccccaatttttttttttatttttggggGGATGCCTCAAACTGTGGAATCCTCCTAAAGTGAACAAGTATGGATTTATTCCTCCTGGGACGGTGCCCTCACCGAGGGGGAATGCGGCAAAGTTATTGCTGCTCCCTGGGGGTAAAACAATTGAGGGGTTACCACAATTTTATGCGCAACGTGAAAAGTGTGTTCTCCTAGAGCGCATATCATTTAGCGTTGCCACGGTGAAGGTATATTGTATAGCATTGAACAGGTTAAGTTATAGTGATCCCCCCATAGGGTGGTTATTGTTGTTCTCGTGTGTACTTCTCACATCACTTTGCAGTGACGGGTGAAAGAAGTTATGTGTACCTCTGTTCCGGGTGCAGGTGTTAGGGACTCTCCCCCgataaacctaaaccctggtACCATTTTCCATGCGATTAAAAAAGatctttaaaaatttaattaaaagtTAAGcgtgatttaaaaaaaaaaaaaaaaaaaaaaaaaaaggggtctAAAACACAGCCGTTCGGTGCGCGCTTGCAGGGATATATATTATTAGTAACAGGGATACACAAATTGCAAACGCGGCAGCCGTCGGTGACCCCTCTCGACGGCAATGGCGGATAACGGTTCTTAAAAGATGGCATGTAAAAGTTGGATGCGCATAAAAAGGCGCTAagtgcgggaaaaaaaacctagCTAACGAATCGGCAGTCCAGCATCACCCCACTGGCGATGCCGCATAACACTCACGTTTGCTGTTGTATTTACGTTTGTTTTTACTCATTTCTGAGCTTTTCGAGGAGGATCTTGCCGGCGCCTCTCGTGAAGTCGGGCTCGATGAAGAGGGACTGGCTCTCGATACCGCTAAAGTTCACACCTCGGATTATCTTAAAGTAACCCTCCTTACCCCAGTTCTTTCCCCAACTGTTTCGGCCAATCCAGTATTTGTACAATTTACCGTcgatttcttcctctccccATCCGACTAAAACAATAGCGTGGTTAACCTTTTCCCATCCCGTGACGTTGTAAACGTAATTCTTCTTCGTGGCGTCTACGGTACATCTTCTTGCGTGAGGGAAGTctttaatgtaaaaaacgCCATCCGCATAATCGTAAAAATCGGGGGTAGCCTCAAAGGAAGCAACGATAGGACCATTTCTATACATTTCGTTCATCatgattttttctccattgcATTGGTTGCATCCGTAGCATCCTCCAATGTAGTTGTAGTCTCTTGCGTACCACTTCTCTGGGTCATTACTTATgggatttttaaaattctcaTGCATATCATTCGTCGTTGGGCTGGTAAACATGACTGCGTTTATTTGTCTTAAATTCTTCGTTGGCGGGGTGGGAGTGTTATTAGTACCCAATGCGGGGGTTACCATAGGAGTTTGATCCACTTTGTATGGGCAGGTCTCTGGCAGGGCCGTGTAGGGGAACACCTTATCTAAGGGGATACCCTGtaattttgccattttggcGACCAAATATGGGTAACCTCCATTGCAACCTTGGTCGTAGAAAGAGCACGAAAGAACTGTTTGTATAGACAACAAATCGTCGAAATTGTTCAGATATTTTTTGTCTAGATTTTTTGTCAAGCCAATTTCgattcttcttttaaagaCATACATTTGGGATGCAATATAACAGGAACCACATAACAATTGGTTCGTCACGTCATACTCTCTTGTGTTATTATTAAATGGATCTCCCCAGGTGAAGTTCTTTGGCAGTTCGTCTATTTCTAATTCCCTGTGGGGGGACTTCTCCGtatcttcataattttccaAATCCATTTCGTTCGTTTCGCTATCCCCAGTTTGACCTCCCAACTGCATAAGCGATACGGGCGATACGGGCTGGTCTGGATCACCCCCGCTGTTATTCACGTCGTCCTGAACGTGCTCGTTCTTATTACAGGGGCAAGCATACGTCTGTTTTGCATTCATCATCATTGCTCTGCTTAtgggttttttctttccgtgGTGTTTCATCTTGTGCCAGTACAATTCGCTGTTCTGATCGATGTGCATGTTTGTCCTCTTGGTAAAAGTTGGCTTGTCGTTGATGCTTGACATAGCGTCATGTGGCGTGGGGTACATAAagttgtgcacatttaaCAGACTGTTGATGCTCGTTTCGGTGGGGAAGTTGTGTTGCGTGTTGGCTACATCTGCCGGCTCACCTGCTACATGGTACCTCTCTGCGTAAAAGCAACCGTATAATTTCTCATCCTTCGATTTGGTTATATCCACCCAACCGAATCTTATCTTGTTATAATTCGTGACGTAGCATTCTGTCTCTCCATTGGAATCAGTTTGGTCGTCCTCCTTCGCTTCTCCACATTTGCCCGTCGGCTCATAATGCATAAACGCAGTGTAGGTTTCATTTCCTAACCTAATTTCAAACCCTTCATCACAAATGGTGGTCCATGTACCTATCTTCCTCTTATGCTCATCGTACACAACTAGCACCTTCCAATTCTTTCGATGCTCATTGCCAGTCGTATCGTGCATGTCTCCATAGGATATAAAGTCGTCGGATAAAATAACATACAAGTCAGAGGTAAAATTGTAATGGTTATCCAGGAGATACTTTTTATAGTctgttatttttacattaaaaatgttgttgtTTGGTTGGGTTGATCCACAGGTCGTCATTTTTGGAGACGTCTGTGTCCTCTGAATCTTCCATTTTCCcaccaaattttttatctctACATGTGCAGGGATATCGGCCGTGGTCAGACTTACATAAAGGGTATGCAGCAGAATTAAGCCGAAGCTTAAAATGTTCTTtgctcttcccatttttaagaCAACGcacacaggaaaaaaaaaaaaaaatagaacgtGATGAATTGTTAACCAGCAAATACACGACAAACGTAGATATACGTTCAAGTCAAATCAAGGATGAACACACACGTAcgagcggaaaaaaaagatacatGTACAAAGGGGTAAGAAATAACTTCGCGATAGGGACATACAACACAATGCCACCGTTACGATGTTATCCTCTGCggttgtacaaaaaaaaaaaaaaaaaaaaaaaagtgtggcTCTTCtttactaattttttttcattaaattttgCCAAATCAGTCGCTTTCGgcgaaaggggaaggggacatatatatatatcagtCGTTCTACGGAGTGGCGCATACACGGTGAGGGAGTTGTCACCTATATATTATCATACATGCATAGTGTACAAGTCGGTACTAGTAATATATTTCTGCCTCCTCCTTACATATGAAACCTGTTCATGCGCAGGCATTTCTAACGGTAAAAATTAGATGTAGAAAATATGGTACCAGCAACTCGCAAATGAACGTTCATAcaacaacataaaaaaggtaaaaaataaaatacatacaAGCAGCACGAACCTCTATACTGATTTTACAACATGGGGGGGTTTTCCATCACATAGAACTCGCAGGAGCGTGGTTTCGCTTTGCTTCGTTcagattttctttttttacatgatTCTATTTTGCATGGAAATTGGTAGTTCGAGAGTTTCTTACAAACTTGCAAACAGACGTGGGAATAAATAAGTCAGTCAAAAATTCTCATTTGGTAGTTAATAAATCAGTaatataagggaaaaaaaaaaaatggaaataacatAAATGGTGAAAATAAGCATTATGGGCTTCTTCCCACCACgtgccgttttttttaaacgtttATAAATTGCATGTGTTTGACAAAATTAACATGCTTTGTACACCattgcgggaaaaaaaataaaaaaagcagcaacaTGGGGGGTGAGAGATCGGGagcttaatttttccaattgcCAATTTCGCTAATTTCcccaacagaaaaaaaaaaaaaagtaacgtCAAGGcacgtatatacacatggtTGGGTGACTCCACATCT
Coding sequences within:
- a CDS encoding Transmembrane protein, encoding MIEKSNNPFLSIDPIVDRGKAEGEELPLISSKAKHHVDFTQIVVYLVGLSDGLTHLASLAIYYLFKDYFRLTPYQVSLILMYPYIPFILKPAIALITDSVSIFGMRRKPYLFLFSLFQSLNFLALAFLQLSVFQATLILFFISLCASFCTTVAEALVVESSIGKTYSQGTNKVTEFIASKAIGSLSVAYFSGYLLEKISREYIFMATSLFPLIISLSCLFLKEKEYTSEKSIVNQLQDLIKFVNTPIFLGPFLYIFVYMSGPDYDDAFFFFCTNKLGFRPSFMGTLRLTYGIASLIGIIVYRLFLKNQGLKKTLILTTLISFPIYISPIVLTEKINTYFGISNELFVLSGGFLIEAITEVQLLPLFILTANICQPGLEASVFATILSVKNLGSLTKKGTSSFLTYLLRIDSYNFDNLSLYIFICGFFLLFSLTLVPLLPEEEKIDKLKNKHTQQLQS
- a CDS encoding Oligosacharyl transferase STT3 subunit, which produces MVGRESPADEEEAVDLGLRPQVFLNRLLHEVFCSGAFRQAMKEGKRSRRKMKILILLLIGLLSFLLRLFSVIRNEPIIHEYDPYFNYKLTNILRENNFYDFWDYFDAKSWFPLGRTTGQTLFPGLMLTSHFIYKLCNTLGFLIDIKIICIYMGPLFSFFTCLMTYVLTVEVYPFEGAGLLAALFVSMSPSHVSRTVAGSYDNESIAIFLLLLCLYSWVKCLKEGTLLSALLCSLSTYYMALSWGAYIYITNSISLYMLVLFLLKRYTLKHLISFNVYYVLTSILCLNIPSVGRSVLVSIEHLGTHAIFVLTNVLILARHVIIYLKLDEDKFKRKFVQMCFLFFFLIFKFFIFTNKLSWNHRSRTLLDPTYASKHNPIVASISEHQPTTWSSYFFDVHLVLIFLPIGMYECMKKQAPIEAFFLGIFSILCLYFSALMVRLLLIFSPIASVLSGVGLSSLLSRYVRFLRVSPSTYRASLLLGSELPHGESNSSEDSYTGEDNYTGEDGSSDGEDCSGQLDSEEKAHRQGEGSYTDGKSNPASNPVSRSNSALTDAPPEHRIVKLPFNRTENTHVSILTSLCVITLLAYLVILAVLHSTWCSSIAYSESNISFYSRNEKGERYINDDIRQMYKWIQQNTRTDSRIVAWWDYGYQLSVMADRVTYVDNNTWSTAHIATVGLILSVNEKQAYEYVKELDANYVLVSYGGYSKNSSDDLNKFLWVLKITNEKFKHINPLLYYYHDKHHPLGKNATPFMSNSLLYRLSYFNVSNGKHRGYDYIRKLEVPEVKELRYFEEVFTSDVWGFRLYRVKEDI
- a CDS encoding Cathepsin c, which translates into the protein MGRAKNILSFGLILLHTLYVSLTTADIPAHVEIKNLVGKWKIQRTQTSPKMTTCGSTQPNNNIFNVKITDYKKYLLDNHYNFTSDLYVILSDDFISYGDMHDTTGNEHRKNWKVLVVYDEHKRKIGTWTTICDEGFEIRLGNETYTAFMHYEPTGKCGEAKEDDQTDSNGETECYVTNYNKIRFGWVDITKSKDEKLYGCFYAERYHVAGEPADVANTQHNFPTETSINSLLNVHNFMYPTPHDAMSSINDKPTFTKRTNMHIDQNSELYWHKMKHHGKKKPISRAMMMNAKQTYACPCNKNEHVQDDVNNSGGDPDQPVSPVSLMQLGGQTGDSETNEMDLENYEDTEKSPHRELEIDELPKNFTWGDPFNNNTREYDVTNQLLCGSCYIASQMYVFKRRIEIGLTKNLDKKYLNNFDDLLSIQTVLSCSFYDQGCNGGYPYLVAKMAKLQGIPLDKVFPYTALPETCPYKVDQTPMVTPALGTNNTPTPPTKNLRQINAVMFTSPTTNDMHENFKNPISNDPEKWYARDYNYIGGCYGCNQCNGEKIMMNEMYRNGPIVASFEATPDFYDYADGVFYIKDFPHARRCTVDATKKNYVYNVTGWEKVNHAIVLVGWGEEEIDGKLYKYWIGRNSWGKNWGKEGYFKIIRGVNFSGIESQSLFIEPDFTRGAGKILLEKLRNE